The following are from one region of the Halolamina litorea genome:
- a CDS encoding class I SAM-dependent methyltransferase, producing the protein MKGKEWYQADDVAEEYDAKRFSRGGRLIDRREKQAVLDAIGPVEDRSVLEIACGTGRFTVMMAERGADIVGLDISEAMLAQGRAKAHKAGVDDHVEFMRGDAARLPFPDDHFDTVVAMRFFHLAPTPRKFMAEMARVSKEQVFFDTFNDFSTRVLYNRLLPMGSHLYGRDEVHDLLDSAGLELADAEHDFVLPYGFYRKIPDAMAGQFRRLDTAIGGSSLGEKLCSVSWWNARVE; encoded by the coding sequence GTGAAAGGGAAGGAGTGGTACCAGGCCGACGATGTCGCCGAGGAGTACGACGCAAAGCGGTTCTCCCGCGGCGGCCGCCTGATCGACCGCCGGGAGAAGCAGGCAGTACTCGATGCGATCGGCCCCGTCGAGGACCGGAGCGTACTGGAGATCGCCTGCGGTACCGGCCGGTTTACCGTGATGATGGCCGAACGCGGCGCGGATATCGTCGGACTGGACATCTCCGAGGCGATGCTGGCCCAGGGGCGGGCGAAGGCCCACAAGGCCGGCGTCGACGACCACGTGGAGTTCATGCGCGGCGACGCCGCGCGGCTCCCCTTCCCCGACGATCACTTCGACACGGTGGTGGCGATGCGCTTCTTCCACCTCGCACCCACCCCGCGGAAGTTCATGGCCGAGATGGCCCGCGTCTCGAAGGAACAGGTCTTTTTCGACACGTTCAACGACTTCAGCACGCGGGTGCTCTACAACCGGCTGCTGCCGATGGGCTCACACCTCTACGGCCGCGACGAGGTCCACGATCTGCTCGACTCCGCGGGCCTCGAACTGGCCGACGCGGAACACGACTTCGTCCTGCCCTACGGCTTCTACCGCAAGATACCCGACGCGATGGCCGGGCAGTTCCGCCGCCTCGACACCGCCATCGGCGGCTCCTCGCTCGGGGAGAAGCTCTGCTCGGTCTCCTGGTGGAACGCCCGCGTCGAGTAG
- a CDS encoding TRAM domain-containing protein: MEISDELLCLFSATVREEGERYVVEVPKREIERGSLSSGDTYRVALINGDTNGGDGDGATQSTTSQRAADGEPQPPVERGEVRYVEVEDIGKQGDGIARVERGYVIIVPGAEVGERVKIEVSEVKSNFAVGEILEE; the protein is encoded by the coding sequence ATGGAAATCTCCGACGAACTCCTCTGTCTGTTCAGTGCGACGGTCCGGGAAGAAGGCGAGCGGTACGTCGTCGAGGTACCGAAACGCGAGATCGAGCGCGGGTCGCTCTCCTCCGGGGATACCTACCGAGTGGCCCTGATCAACGGCGACACGAACGGCGGCGACGGCGACGGGGCGACGCAGTCGACGACGAGCCAGCGGGCGGCCGATGGCGAGCCACAGCCGCCGGTCGAGCGCGGCGAGGTCCGCTACGTCGAAGTCGAGGACATCGGCAAACAGGGCGACGGCATCGCTCGCGTCGAGCGCGGCTACGTGATCATCGTCCCCGGCGCGGAAGTGGGCGAGCGGGTGAAGATCGAGGTCTCGGAAGTGAAGTCGAACTTCGCGGTCGGCGAGATACTCGAGGAGTAG
- a CDS encoding amidohydrolase family protein, with protein sequence MLELEHGFRVVDVHTRLDPDEEAVAVRGRQVSPERLEREMHQAGVERAAASPGRTPRGEGYLRANNAVARLSIDRPIIAFARLGGPRSVKRVVGPLVNAVSRPRSHHTTAGDVEQYAYDDRYHGFTLDPAHDGLPTEPVLDELAATDDPVVVHGGEQYPPSAVAETLLDRGFPVVLSSFGGYPLNEDLMRSALDLLGEYDDLYLDTAYVPDRDVLEKGLLEHPDRILFGSGAPSVHPNVGVMEILTLDVPEDAMRRAFTKNPARVVPGLLPDL encoded by the coding sequence ACGGCTTCCGGGTCGTCGACGTCCATACCCGGTTGGACCCCGACGAGGAGGCCGTTGCCGTCCGCGGGCGCCAGGTCTCGCCCGAGCGGCTGGAGCGGGAGATGCACCAAGCGGGTGTCGAGCGCGCGGCGGCCTCGCCCGGGCGGACCCCCCGCGGGGAGGGCTACCTCCGCGCGAACAACGCCGTCGCGCGGCTGAGCATCGACCGCCCGATCATCGCGTTCGCCCGACTCGGCGGCCCGCGGAGCGTCAAGCGCGTCGTCGGCCCGCTGGTCAACGCCGTCTCGCGCCCGCGGTCCCACCACACCACCGCCGGCGACGTGGAGCAGTACGCCTACGACGACCGCTACCACGGTTTCACGCTGGACCCCGCCCACGACGGGCTCCCCACGGAGCCAGTCCTCGACGAACTCGCCGCGACCGACGACCCCGTGGTCGTCCACGGCGGCGAGCAGTACCCCCCGAGTGCCGTCGCCGAGACGCTCCTCGACCGGGGGTTCCCGGTCGTGTTGAGTTCCTTCGGTGGCTACCCGCTCAACGAGGACCTGATGCGCTCGGCGCTCGACCTGCTTGGCGAGTACGACGACCTCTACCTCGACACGGCGTACGTCCCTGACCGGGACGTGCTGGAAAAGGGGCTGCTCGAACACCCCGACCGGATCCTGTTCGGCAGCGGCGCGCCGTCGGTCCACCCGAACGTCGGCGTCATGGAGATCCTCACCCTCGACGTGCCCGAGGATGCGATGCGCCGGGCGTTCACGAAGAACCCCGCGCGGGTGGTCCCCGGGCTGTTGCCGGACCTGTGA
- a CDS encoding radical SAM protein: MTDPGSLSVTIVDGYVDEPAHFGVPPYISTYPRFTAGALVDAGVPEESITYHTIDELREDRMKWGDVADADLFVYVGGMTVPGKYVGGTPAEPDEVKELAWTADGVTLLGGPVRFGVGEENAGAQDMERKDLDYEFVAKGDIEAAAYDLVDSGLEGFNNRMRDNEELDRWASKGAFVVEQHPNHPDYLIAELETSRGCAYRCSFCTEPLYGNPAFRTPGSVVEEVDRLSDHGVEHFRLGRQADILAFGGDGEAPNPDALQELYGGIREVAPDLGTLHLDNMNPVTITDYPEASKEAIEIIAEHNTPGDTAAFGLESADPVVQEQNNLLVTAEECLEAVRIVNEAGGWRPAENRLPKLLPGINLVHGLQGERPETYDHNRRFLRQVYDEGLMLRRINIRQVMAFAGTEMGDTGADIAKEHKAQFQDYKKAVREQVDNPMLQRVAPPGTVLPNVHLEYHQDGKTFGRQLGTYPLLVGIPGERELGRAIDVAIVDHGYRSVTGVPYPLDVNAASMDELTTIPGVSSGRAGDIVVSRPYESVAEVDEVAEVDLSRFATVGDAEVDVTRTFEPSGRAD, translated from the coding sequence ATGACCGACCCCGGTTCGCTCTCCGTCACCATCGTCGACGGCTACGTCGACGAGCCGGCCCACTTCGGGGTACCCCCCTACATCTCGACGTACCCCCGATTCACCGCCGGCGCGCTCGTCGACGCCGGCGTCCCCGAAGAGTCGATCACCTACCACACCATCGACGAACTCCGGGAGGACCGGATGAAGTGGGGCGACGTGGCCGACGCCGATCTGTTCGTCTACGTCGGCGGCATGACCGTCCCCGGGAAGTACGTCGGCGGCACCCCCGCCGAGCCAGACGAGGTGAAGGAGTTGGCGTGGACCGCCGACGGCGTCACCCTGCTGGGCGGCCCCGTCCGCTTCGGCGTCGGCGAGGAGAACGCCGGCGCACAGGACATGGAGCGCAAGGACCTCGACTACGAGTTCGTCGCCAAGGGCGACATCGAGGCCGCCGCCTACGACCTCGTCGACTCCGGGCTCGAAGGGTTCAACAACCGGATGCGGGACAACGAGGAACTGGACCGCTGGGCCTCCAAGGGCGCGTTCGTCGTCGAACAGCACCCCAACCACCCCGACTACCTCATCGCCGAACTCGAGACCTCGCGGGGCTGTGCGTACCGCTGTTCGTTCTGTACGGAGCCGCTGTACGGTAACCCCGCGTTCCGGACCCCCGGCTCCGTCGTCGAGGAGGTCGACCGGCTCTCCGATCACGGCGTCGAGCACTTCCGACTCGGCCGACAGGCCGACATCCTCGCGTTCGGCGGCGACGGCGAGGCCCCCAACCCCGACGCGCTGCAGGAGCTCTACGGCGGCATCCGCGAGGTGGCGCCCGACCTCGGGACGCTCCACCTCGACAACATGAACCCCGTGACGATCACGGACTACCCCGAGGCCTCGAAGGAGGCCATCGAGATCATCGCCGAGCACAACACGCCCGGCGACACCGCCGCGTTCGGCCTCGAAAGCGCCGATCCCGTGGTGCAGGAGCAGAACAACCTCCTCGTCACCGCCGAGGAGTGTCTGGAGGCGGTCCGGATCGTCAACGAAGCCGGCGGCTGGCGGCCCGCCGAGAACCGCCTGCCGAAGCTGCTGCCGGGAATCAACCTCGTCCACGGCCTCCAAGGGGAACGGCCGGAGACGTACGACCACAACCGCCGCTTTTTGCGGCAGGTGTACGACGAGGGGCTGATGCTCCGCCGGATCAACATCCGGCAGGTGATGGCCTTCGCCGGCACCGAGATGGGTGACACGGGGGCGGATATCGCCAAGGAACACAAGGCGCAGTTCCAGGACTACAAGAAGGCCGTCCGGGAGCAGGTCGACAACCCGATGCTCCAGCGCGTCGCGCCGCCCGGCACCGTCCTGCCGAACGTCCATCTGGAGTACCATCAGGACGGCAAGACGTTCGGCCGGCAGTTGGGTACCTACCCGCTGCTGGTCGGCATCCCCGGCGAACGCGAACTGGGTCGGGCCATCGACGTGGCCATCGTCGACCACGGCTACCGCTCGGTGACGGGCGTCCCCTACCCGCTCGACGTGAACGCGGCGTCGATGGACGAACTGACGACGATCCCGGGCGTCAGCAGCGGCCGAGCGGGCGACATCGTCGTCTCCCGGCCCTACGAGTCGGTCGCGGAGGTCGACGAGGTGGCTGAGGTGGACCTCTCCCGGTTCGCTACCGTCGGCGACGCCGAGGTCGACGTGACCCGGACGTTCGAGCCGAGCGGCCGCGCGGACTGA
- a CDS encoding (Fe-S)-binding protein — translation MIAQTRETFWTISPTGKAAFYFLAAAAILVFAVGVYERFQRYARAKEDPFPRLDDLPGRVVDAAGTVLSNRKQFDRDRYAGVMHAFILWGFLTLLIGTTILGFDIDVYRTVMGTSFFEGEFYLAYSLVMDAMGLLFVVGVGMAIYRRYGERDGRLWGKHTSLEDDAFVWTLFVLGVGGYVLEGLRIRATGFPEFETVSFVGYFVGMVVQAVGIDAAGAESLYWWGWWSHSLIAFGFVAFVPYAKPFHMISSFANVVVSDDKAGARLPSVPADLDADTGAESIDSFTWSETLDQDACTKCGRCSSVCPANASGRDLDPRDVILDLKSYREDLDAGGEEIDIVADGGESVIDAGTMESCLSCMACMDACPVDIEHLTSFTKMNRQLVDTGQVNSEMQDVYQDVMQKGNTFGDPNRKRGDWSDDLDFEVTDAREEEVDYLWYVGDYPSFDDRNKKVARALARVFEAADVSFGILFDDEKYDGNDIRRTGEEFLYLELAGHHVESFEECEFDQIVCTDPHSFNTIKNEYPELDFAEFADDPVMPFDYDEEWNADGEIGVFHWTQVVSDLVDAGRLDLSGANLDYTVTYHDPCHLGRYNGEYEAPRSLIEATGCELHEMPRSRDDSFCCGGGGGGLWMEFDDEPKPSEERLREGVEDTAAAGEIEKFVVACPMCTTMFEDGRKTGGFEDDLEIVDVAELLEEALDSQGELASVGADDGTTAASAD, via the coding sequence ATGATCGCACAGACGCGCGAGACGTTCTGGACGATATCGCCGACGGGGAAGGCGGCCTTCTACTTCCTCGCGGCGGCGGCGATCCTGGTGTTCGCCGTCGGCGTCTACGAGCGTTTCCAGCGCTACGCGCGGGCCAAGGAGGACCCGTTCCCGCGGCTCGACGACCTGCCGGGCCGCGTCGTCGACGCCGCCGGAACGGTGCTCTCGAACCGCAAGCAGTTCGACCGCGACCGCTACGCCGGCGTGATGCACGCCTTCATCCTCTGGGGGTTCCTCACGCTGCTGATCGGGACGACCATCCTCGGGTTCGACATCGACGTCTACCGCACCGTGATGGGCACCTCCTTCTTCGAGGGGGAGTTCTACCTCGCCTACTCGCTGGTGATGGACGCGATGGGGCTGCTGTTCGTCGTCGGCGTCGGTATGGCCATCTACCGGCGCTACGGCGAGCGTGACGGCCGGCTCTGGGGCAAACACACGAGTCTGGAGGACGACGCCTTCGTCTGGACGCTGTTCGTGCTGGGCGTCGGCGGCTACGTGCTCGAAGGCCTGCGCATCCGCGCGACTGGCTTCCCCGAGTTCGAGACGGTGAGCTTCGTCGGCTACTTCGTCGGGATGGTCGTCCAAGCGGTCGGTATCGACGCCGCCGGCGCCGAGTCGCTCTACTGGTGGGGCTGGTGGTCCCACTCGCTGATCGCGTTCGGCTTCGTGGCGTTCGTCCCCTACGCCAAGCCGTTCCACATGATCTCCAGTTTCGCCAACGTCGTCGTCAGCGACGACAAGGCAGGCGCCCGCCTCCCCTCGGTTCCGGCGGACCTCGACGCCGACACTGGCGCCGAGTCCATCGACTCCTTCACCTGGAGCGAGACGCTGGATCAGGACGCCTGTACGAAGTGTGGGCGCTGTTCGTCGGTCTGTCCGGCCAACGCCTCCGGACGGGACCTCGACCCGCGCGACGTGATCCTCGACCTGAAGAGCTACCGCGAGGACCTCGACGCCGGCGGCGAGGAGATCGACATCGTCGCCGACGGCGGCGAGTCGGTCATCGACGCGGGCACGATGGAGTCCTGTCTCTCCTGTATGGCCTGCATGGACGCCTGCCCCGTCGACATCGAGCACCTGACGAGCTTCACGAAGATGAACCGCCAGCTCGTCGACACCGGCCAAGTGAACAGCGAGATGCAGGACGTGTATCAGGACGTGATGCAGAAGGGCAACACGTTCGGCGACCCCAACCGCAAGCGCGGCGACTGGTCCGACGACCTCGACTTCGAGGTCACCGACGCCCGCGAGGAGGAAGTCGACTACCTCTGGTACGTCGGCGACTACCCGAGCTTCGACGACCGGAACAAGAAGGTCGCCCGGGCACTGGCCCGGGTCTTCGAGGCCGCCGACGTGAGCTTCGGCATCCTGTTCGACGACGAGAAGTACGACGGCAACGACATCCGCCGGACCGGCGAGGAGTTCCTCTACCTCGAACTGGCGGGCCACCACGTCGAGTCCTTCGAGGAGTGTGAGTTCGACCAGATCGTCTGTACGGACCCCCACTCGTTCAACACGATCAAGAACGAGTACCCGGAACTCGACTTCGCGGAGTTCGCCGACGACCCCGTGATGCCCTTTGACTACGACGAGGAGTGGAACGCCGACGGCGAGATCGGCGTGTTCCACTGGACGCAGGTCGTCTCGGACCTCGTCGACGCCGGCCGGCTCGACCTCTCGGGTGCGAACCTCGACTACACCGTCACCTATCACGACCCGTGTCACCTCGGCCGGTACAACGGCGAGTACGAGGCACCCCGCAGCCTGATCGAGGCGACGGGCTGTGAGCTCCACGAGATGCCCCGCAGCCGCGACGACTCGTTCTGCTGTGGCGGCGGCGGCGGCGGCCTCTGGATGGAGTTCGACGACGAGCCCAAACCCAGCGAGGAGCGCCTCCGCGAGGGCGTCGAGGACACCGCCGCGGCCGGCGAGATCGAGAAGTTCGTCGTTGCCTGCCCGATGTGTACGACGATGTTCGAGGACGGCCGCAAGACCGGCGGCTTCGAGGACGACCTCGAGATCGTCGACGTGGCCGAACTGCTGGAGGAAGCCCTCGATTCGCAGGGCGAACTGGCCTCGGTCGGCGCCGACGACGGCACGACCGCGGCGAGCGCGGACTGA
- a CDS encoding PPOX class F420-dependent oxidoreductase → MIPESHVDIFESESFAHFSTIGPDGVPHVTPVWVDHEDREYVLVNTARGRRKEKNVRHNPKVGLSVTDPDDGYRYVAVRGEAEMTEEGAKDHIDKLAQRYFGQEEYPHHGEESGPRVLIKIPTERIMTSG, encoded by the coding sequence GTGATACCTGAGTCTCACGTCGACATCTTCGAGTCCGAATCGTTCGCGCACTTCTCGACGATCGGTCCCGACGGCGTCCCGCACGTCACCCCCGTCTGGGTCGACCACGAGGACCGTGAGTACGTGCTGGTCAACACCGCCCGCGGCCGCCGAAAGGAGAAGAACGTCCGGCACAACCCCAAAGTCGGCCTCTCGGTCACCGACCCCGACGACGGCTACCGCTACGTCGCCGTCCGCGGCGAGGCCGAGATGACCGAGGAGGGCGCCAAGGACCATATCGACAAACTCGCCCAGCGCTACTTCGGACAGGAGGAGTACCCACACCACGGTGAGGAGTCCGGCCCGCGCGTGCTCATCAAGATCCCGACCGAGCGAATCATGACGAGCGGCTGA
- a CDS encoding MBL fold metallo-hydrolase translates to MSGRTPVERVSVPVETRAPTGATNAYLVGDDPALLVDPAGRTAELDALVDEREIGTIALTHTHPDHVGAVADYAAETGAELLARRPDRFAAATGVDADRRIGEESEITTGAGAVTVLDTPGHAVDHVAFELPDGGVISGDLAVAEGSVVVGAPEGDLRAYLTALRRLWARNPDRLLPGHGPTMVAGTGSDGPTPRESLERLIAHRLRRERSVRSAVRGGAADIDAVLDAAYEKDLTGVRDLARATVLAHVEKLAVEGSVTWDPAHGRVGRS, encoded by the coding sequence ATGAGCGGTCGAACGCCGGTCGAGCGCGTCTCCGTCCCTGTCGAGACCCGAGCACCGACGGGGGCGACCAACGCCTACCTCGTCGGCGACGACCCGGCGCTCCTGGTCGACCCTGCGGGCCGAACTGCCGAACTCGACGCGCTCGTCGACGAACGCGAAATCGGCACGATCGCGCTGACACACACCCACCCGGACCACGTCGGCGCCGTCGCCGACTACGCCGCGGAAACGGGCGCCGAACTACTCGCTCGCCGACCCGACCGCTTCGCCGCCGCGACGGGCGTCGACGCCGACCGACGGATCGGGGAGGAGAGCGAGATCACCACCGGCGCCGGCGCGGTGACGGTGCTCGACACACCCGGACACGCGGTCGATCACGTCGCGTTCGAACTCCCCGACGGGGGCGTGATCTCCGGGGACCTCGCCGTCGCCGAGGGGAGCGTCGTCGTCGGCGCGCCCGAGGGCGACCTGCGGGCGTACCTCACCGCGCTCAGGCGACTGTGGGCGCGGAACCCCGATCGACTGCTTCCCGGCCACGGGCCGACGATGGTGGCGGGGACGGGCAGCGACGGCCCCACGCCGCGAGAGAGCCTCGAACGGCTGATCGCTCACAGACTCCGGCGGGAGCGATCGGTGCGTTCGGCGGTCCGGGGCGGCGCCGCCGACATCGACGCCGTGCTCGACGCCGCCTACGAGAAGGACCTCACCGGCGTCCGGGACCTCGCGCGGGCGACCGTGCTGGCTCACGTCGAGAAGCTGGCCGTCGAAGGGTCGGTGACGTGGGACCCAGCACACGGTCGCGTCGGGCGATCGTAG
- a CDS encoding DUF429 domain-containing protein: MTPEFVYGVDFSGATDAERNVWIAGGRLTDDGLDIGTLGTAKSVLDGDVSGQAETHAGLVDWLREREPAAVGLDFSFGLPSTLLDAVDDPPADWGAFLDSFPPADCADPDGFEDWGKQRTREATGGERAFLKRETDGPVGASSPYGFIGSTITYYGVRDVLAPLVRGSDGGEAVATVAPMQEQSFEAPLTLLETYPAGVLGRLGLQRRNYKGASEAEREARRRNLDGLLAAADLTVDDADRETVVENTGGDALDAVVAAAAALRAVESGFAVERGRYDEREGYIYV; this comes from the coding sequence ATGACTCCCGAGTTCGTCTACGGCGTCGACTTCAGCGGCGCGACGGACGCCGAACGGAACGTCTGGATCGCCGGCGGCCGACTGACCGACGACGGACTCGACATCGGGACGCTCGGGACCGCGAAGTCGGTCCTCGACGGCGACGTGTCCGGCCAAGCAGAAACCCACGCCGGCCTCGTCGACTGGCTCCGCGAGCGCGAGCCCGCCGCCGTGGGGCTCGACTTCTCCTTCGGGCTGCCGTCGACGCTCCTCGACGCCGTCGACGACCCGCCAGCGGACTGGGGGGCGTTCCTCGATTCGTTCCCGCCGGCCGACTGTGCGGACCCCGATGGGTTCGAGGATTGGGGGAAACAGCGAACCCGGGAGGCGACCGGCGGCGAGCGGGCGTTCCTGAAACGCGAGACCGACGGTCCCGTCGGGGCGAGTTCGCCGTACGGCTTCATCGGGAGCACGATCACGTACTACGGCGTCCGGGACGTGCTGGCGCCGCTGGTCCGCGGGAGTGACGGCGGGGAGGCGGTCGCCACGGTGGCGCCGATGCAGGAGCAGTCGTTCGAGGCGCCGCTGACGCTGCTTGAGACCTATCCGGCGGGCGTGCTGGGTCGGCTTGGACTCCAGCGACGCAACTACAAGGGCGCGAGTGAGGCGGAACGGGAGGCTCGACGGCGGAACCTCGATGGCCTGCTCGCGGCGGCGGACCTGACCGTCGACGACGCGGACCGCGAGACCGTCGTCGAGAACACCGGCGGCGACGCGCTGGACGCCGTCGTCGCTGCGGCGGCGGCACTGCGGGCGGTCGAGTCGGGGTTCGCGGTGGAGCGAGGTCGGTACGACGAGCGCGAGGGGTACATCTACGTCTGA
- a CDS encoding energy-coupling factor transporter transmembrane component T family protein, producing the protein MLGYAPGDTLAHRLDPRTKLGVQLAFAAAAFAHTDPRGLTVLTGVTAAALWSARLHPGSVLHDFRYLLPLLAAAVLFELVTLGPPWIDLGAAVDPLLASYRTLLIVAVAAGCVRTTSARESRAAVQWAIPGKPGRLLGAGVGLVFRFLPLLRQDLAAIRDAEKARLGDQRPTQERLTSVGAAGLRRAFARSDRLATALSARCFSWNATLPRLAVGGVDAPALALAVGLAAYTFL; encoded by the coding sequence ATGCTCGGCTACGCCCCTGGCGACACGCTCGCACACCGACTCGACCCGCGAACCAAGCTCGGCGTGCAACTCGCCTTCGCCGCCGCAGCGTTCGCCCACACCGACCCGCGTGGGCTGACGGTTCTGACGGGCGTGACTGCCGCAGCGCTCTGGAGCGCACGGCTCCACCCCGGATCGGTGCTCCACGATTTCCGCTACCTCCTCCCGCTGCTGGCCGCGGCGGTGCTGTTCGAACTGGTGACGCTCGGGCCGCCCTGGATCGATTTGGGGGCCGCCGTCGATCCGCTGTTGGCGAGCTATCGAACCCTCCTGATCGTCGCCGTCGCCGCGGGCTGCGTGCGGACCACGTCGGCGCGGGAGTCCCGCGCGGCGGTCCAGTGGGCGATCCCGGGGAAGCCGGGGCGGCTGCTCGGCGCCGGCGTGGGGCTGGTGTTCCGCTTTCTCCCGTTGCTCCGACAGGACCTCGCGGCGATCCGCGACGCCGAGAAAGCGCGGCTCGGCGACCAGCGGCCGACGCAGGAGCGACTCACGAGCGTCGGCGCCGCGGGACTCCGGCGAGCGTTCGCCCGTTCCGACCGACTGGCGACGGCGCTCTCGGCGCGCTGTTTCTCGTGGAACGCGACGCTCCCCCGGCTGGCCGTCGGCGGCGTCGACGCGCCGGCGCTGGCGCTGGCTGTTGGGTTGGCGGCCTACACGTTCCTCTGA
- a CDS encoding YkgJ family cysteine cluster protein, whose product MSLTQELDRARALDEAELADAIESIGFECTRCGACCTREETESGETEPHTATVFPDEVRRLQEAGDGAGEEREWRDVARPMPYGLSEGEDGPEGETFEWALQNDACGDCAFYAEEDGLGACTVHESRPLICETYPFSVALDGTAEPAGEPVDSEGLVRAHECEGLGRDIPREEAEELAAALKERAIRELEEAIALREQYEPASVGDGDVVVHDSEGAKRPDGTPVGR is encoded by the coding sequence GTGTCCCTGACGCAGGAACTCGACCGGGCGCGCGCGCTCGACGAGGCCGAGTTGGCAGACGCGATCGAGTCGATCGGCTTCGAGTGTACGCGCTGTGGCGCCTGCTGTACGCGGGAGGAGACCGAGTCGGGCGAAACGGAACCCCACACGGCGACAGTGTTTCCCGACGAGGTCCGTCGGCTGCAGGAGGCCGGCGACGGCGCGGGGGAGGAACGGGAGTGGCGCGACGTGGCCCGCCCGATGCCCTACGGCCTCTCGGAGGGCGAGGACGGTCCCGAGGGCGAGACGTTCGAGTGGGCGCTGCAGAACGACGCCTGCGGCGACTGCGCGTTCTACGCCGAGGAGGACGGGCTCGGGGCGTGTACGGTCCACGAGAGCCGGCCGCTTATCTGTGAGACCTACCCCTTCAGCGTCGCCCTCGACGGCACCGCCGAGCCCGCCGGGGAACCCGTCGACAGCGAGGGTCTCGTTCGGGCCCACGAGTGTGAGGGGTTGGGTCGCGACATCCCCCGCGAGGAGGCCGAGGAGCTCGCGGCCGCGCTGAAAGAGCGGGCGATCCGGGAACTGGAGGAGGCCATCGCGCTCCGCGAGCAGTACGAGCCCGCGAGCGTCGGCGACGGCGACGTCGTCGTCCACGACTCCGAGGGCGCCAAGCGGCCCGACGGGACGCCGGTCGGGCGGTAG
- a CDS encoding glycosyltransferase family 2 protein — protein MDLSVVVPTLNGRDRLAASLDSLAARAPGAEVVVVNGPSADGTTGMVRERDDVDVLVEIADRCINVARNAGTAVASGDAIALLGFDLRIAEGWADAIRDGLAAASAVSGPISHGERGDSATEPERRTIAGREVTYFSGDNVAFRAATLRHTLDGFDEYLAVGGARDAAHRLAGAGNEVAWLDSMAATRSEDAAPGGPQPHGPDEHDRSWKYRSLSYRLTKNYGPRPTVARRTLSHAAADAADAARAVLGGDGTPTSWFSNGRGVVTGMARGSADGLTARARDRTPARNPNGLSLERERAVAVYDWRK, from the coding sequence ATGGATCTCTCGGTAGTGGTCCCGACGCTCAACGGCCGGGACCGCCTCGCGGCCAGCCTCGACTCGCTGGCGGCCCGGGCGCCCGGCGCGGAGGTGGTCGTCGTCAACGGCCCCTCGGCGGACGGCACCACCGGGATGGTGCGAGAGCGCGACGACGTGGACGTGCTGGTGGAGATCGCCGACCGCTGTATCAACGTCGCCCGCAACGCCGGGACCGCCGTCGCCAGCGGCGACGCGATCGCCCTGCTCGGGTTCGACCTCCGGATCGCCGAGGGCTGGGCCGACGCGATCCGGGACGGGCTCGCGGCGGCGAGTGCGGTCAGCGGCCCCATCAGCCACGGCGAACGCGGGGACTCGGCCACGGAGCCGGAACGCCGAACGATCGCCGGTCGCGAGGTGACCTACTTCAGCGGGGACAACGTCGCGTTCCGGGCGGCGACGCTGCGTCACACCCTCGACGGCTTCGACGAGTACCTCGCTGTCGGGGGCGCACGGGACGCCGCCCACCGACTCGCGGGCGCCGGAAACGAGGTCGCGTGGCTCGATTCGATGGCGGCGACACGGAGCGAGGACGCCGCACCCGGGGGCCCACAGCCCCACGGGCCGGACGAACACGACCGGAGTTGGAAGTACCGCTCGCTCAGCTACCGGCTGACGAAGAACTACGGCCCGCGGCCGACCGTCGCGCGCCGGACCCTCTCACACGCGGCCGCCGACGCCGCCGACGCCGCACGGGCGGTGTTGGGGGGCGACGGGACGCCGACGTCGTGGTTCAGCAACGGCCGGGGCGTCGTGACCGGGATGGCCCGTGGGAGCGCAGACGGCCTCACGGCGCGGGCCCGGGACCGGACGCCCGCACGAAACCCGAACGGACTCTCCTTGGAGCGCGAGCGGGCGGTTGCCGTGTACGATTGGCGAAAGTAG